In the genome of Candidatus Schekmanbacteria bacterium, one region contains:
- a CDS encoding triose-phosphate isomerase — translation MRKTIIAGNWKMHMTIPEAISLVEGIAEKCSDADNVEIIVAPPYTALYAVHQKIADTKIKLSSQNIFWEEKGAFTGEISPLMLTDAGCSHCIIGHSERRQYFGETDETVNKRLKAAYSHNLIPILCIGETLEEREAEKTFEVIEKQLNGALNDIDKETFANTIIAYEPVWAIGTGKTATPDQAQEVHSFIREKIEKKYGGEVSENTSILYGGSVKPENISGLMAEADIDGALVGGASLKVDSFASIVKFKKEGN, via the coding sequence GCTGAAAAATGCAGTGATGCGGATAATGTCGAAATCATTGTTGCGCCGCCATATACTGCCCTGTATGCTGTACATCAAAAGATTGCTGATACAAAAATAAAATTGTCATCACAGAATATCTTTTGGGAGGAAAAAGGAGCTTTTACAGGAGAAATTTCACCGCTTATGCTCACAGATGCAGGATGCAGTCATTGTATTATTGGACATTCAGAAAGAAGACAATATTTCGGCGAAACCGATGAAACAGTAAACAAGCGCCTCAAAGCGGCTTATTCACATAATCTAATCCCTATATTGTGCATTGGAGAAACACTTGAAGAAAGAGAAGCAGAAAAGACTTTTGAGGTAATCGAAAAGCAGTTGAATGGAGCACTAAATGACATCGACAAGGAAACCTTTGCCAATACCATAATAGCTTATGAACCAGTTTGGGCTATCGGTACAGGAAAAACAGCAACGCCTGACCAAGCTCAGGAAGTCCATTCCTTTATTCGAGAAAAAATTGAAAAGAAGTATGGTGGAGAGGTTTCGGAGAATACATCGATTCTTTATGGTGGAAGCGTAAAACCGGAAAATATTTCAGGATTGATGGCTGAAGCCGACATCGATGGCGCTCTTGTCGGAGGAGCAAGTTTAAAAGTAGATAGTTTTGCAAGTATCGTAAAATTTAAAAAGGAAGGAAATTAA